TCACTCGTATTTCGTCACGGGTATTCGGCGATGAGCCAACCAATTGGGTCGGCGCCCCGCCTACGCCAGGCCAATCCGATCTGGTAGGGATCAATCTGGTGCATGGCGATATAAATTATGACGGCCACGTAGATGCATCAGATCTCGTGTCCATGATGCAAATGCTCGTCAACATGGCCGGTTATCAATTGAGTCATACTTTGACCGATTCCGATTTATTGTTCATCGCCGATATCAATGGCGATCACCATGTGAACAATGCCGACCTGCAATACCTCATCGATCAATTGCTTAACGGCGGCGGCTCGACCTCTGCGGAGAACGGCACCAGTGAGGCGATGGCTGCTTCCAACACCGGCAACGCCGCAGCAGTAGTTCACATAAGTGGGACCACGACATCGACGTCTTCCTCAAACGACTCTGTAACTTCTACTTCGGTTGCTCCTGCCTCGTCACTGAATTCTGTTGATGTGGTAGATGCTGCTCTTGCGCCCCCTTGGAATGGCACCATCCTCTCGCGTAGCTTTTTGCCCACAATAAGCGATTACACAAACATTGATACCGCAACCGCCCCACTACCTTCAGATTTGACAGCTGATCCTCCACTTTCGTCCAACAGCGATATGGTGACCGACCCTTCCCTGCAAAACGTGCAGATAATTTCCTTCGAGGCAATCGCTGTTCCAATTTCGTCCAATGAACCTTTGCGGTTGTCCCGGCCAGCGGAAACGTCCCCAGAACAAGCTTCGCTGCCAACAAGGTTAACCCGGCTCCTACCGGCATCAACCGATCAAGCGCCCGGGGATGCGAACTTGCACGCGGACAGGCATCCACACAGGAAAAGTTGTGCTTCAGAAGATGATCATTTAGACGAATTCTTTGCCCAATGGTCCAATTGGGAGTAACTGGCCAAGTCGACATGAATTACACCGACCGAGTTTGGCAGGCATCGTTTCTGGTTCGCCCGCTGTCACACGGTTGATACAATGTTGTTGTCGCATCCTGCAATTGCCATCAGCCCTATTTCGCATCGCCCGCACCGATGAAAACCATCGATGTGTTACTGGAAGAATTTGACATTACACTCGCTGAGCTGTCAGCGCAATCCGGCTTACCAATCGAGCGAGTGGCGGCCATTGCCGATGGCCGTTGGACTCCCAGCCCTGCTGAGCGAGAAAAACTAGCCATCGCTTTAGGAGTGGGTGTGACCGACATCAGTTGGGGACACACGATGAATCCACGCAACGTGCGGTACCATCGATTTGGATTGAAAGAGGATTTTTGATTTAGCTTTGAAAATCGGCCGGACCGAACGAAAGGCGCTACCATGCCACAAACCGTCGCCGAATTGTGCATTGCTCAAAGCGTCAGCTTAGAGAAATTGGTGGAGGACTCCGGCTTGGAGGAGCAGCGTGTAAAAGCAATTTTACTGCGCCGCTGGACTCCC
This DNA window, taken from Pirellulales bacterium, encodes the following:
- a CDS encoding helix-turn-helix transcriptional regulator, with protein sequence MKTIDVLLEEFDITLAELSAQSGLPIERVAAIADGRWTPSPAEREKLAIALGVGVTDISWGHTMNPRNVRYHRFGLKEDF